One window of Solwaraspora sp. WMMA2056 genomic DNA carries:
- a CDS encoding 5'-3' exonuclease, translating to MSVACARLDHVTRHDSLLAVDAPSLYFRAYFGVPEAAARTDAGEPVNAVRGFLDMLTSLITRRRPGQLICALDHDWRPAWRVELLATYKAHRVAPAGGEIVPDTLAPQVPVLLEVLAALGVPAVGVAGYEADDVLGTLATHHRGPVEVVSGDRDLFQLVDDDHPVRLLYVGRGVARLEDCDDAAVRDRFGVPADAYADFAALRGDPSDGLPGVPGVGAKTAARLLERYGDLAGMLAALDDPAAGFAPGLRRRLADAREYLAVAPTVVRVARDVDVPAPPVRLPAAPADPDRLMALAARWNLAGSCRRLVDAMTLGPATAEAPSPRRSGLEPVESA from the coding sequence GTGTCGGTGGCGTGTGCGAGGCTGGACCACGTGACCCGACACGACTCCCTGCTGGCGGTCGACGCGCCCAGCCTGTACTTCCGGGCCTACTTCGGGGTGCCCGAGGCCGCCGCCCGCACCGACGCCGGTGAGCCGGTCAACGCGGTGCGCGGCTTTCTCGACATGCTCACCTCGCTGATCACCCGCCGCCGGCCGGGGCAGCTCATCTGCGCGCTCGACCACGACTGGCGACCGGCGTGGCGGGTCGAGCTGCTGGCGACGTACAAGGCCCACCGGGTGGCGCCCGCCGGCGGTGAGATCGTCCCGGACACCCTCGCCCCGCAGGTACCGGTGCTTCTGGAGGTGCTGGCGGCACTCGGCGTACCGGCCGTCGGCGTGGCCGGCTACGAGGCCGACGACGTGCTCGGCACCCTGGCCACCCACCACCGTGGCCCGGTGGAGGTGGTCTCCGGTGACCGGGACCTGTTCCAACTGGTCGACGACGACCACCCGGTCCGGCTGCTCTACGTCGGCCGAGGGGTGGCCAGGCTGGAGGACTGCGACGACGCGGCCGTGCGGGACCGGTTCGGCGTGCCGGCCGACGCGTACGCCGACTTCGCGGCGCTGCGTGGCGACCCCAGTGACGGGCTGCCGGGGGTGCCCGGCGTCGGGGCCAAGACCGCGGCCCGGCTGCTGGAACGCTACGGCGACCTCGCCGGGATGCTCGCCGCGCTCGACGATCCCGCCGCCGGCTTCGCCCCCGGTCTGCGGCGGCGACTGGCCGACGCCCGGGAGTACCTGGCGGTCGCGCCGACGGTGGTCCGGGTCGCCCGCGACGTCGACGTGCCGGCACCGCCGGTACGGCTACCCGCCGCGCCGGCGGACCCGGACCGTCTGATGGCGTTGGCGGCCCGGTGGAACCTCGCCGGATCCTGCCGGCGGCTGGTCGACGCGATGACGCTCGGGCCGGCTACCGCCGAGGCTCCGTCGCCACGGCGGTCAGGCCTGGAACCCGTTGAATCCGCCTGA
- a CDS encoding DUF4037 domain-containing protein, whose product MSFLPGLELSRRFHHDVVEPVLTTRFPGLSYAAARVDNGSELFGFDTVRSRDHDWGPRLQILLHDAGPDLVDRVRDEVGAALPETYLGFPTRFTPDASRSLGVPTLNGTRHGVTVTRIGDWCRRALGFDPLSGVALLDWLAVPTQRLAEFTGGDVFHDGLPVGPSASGGDRGGGGLCARRDRLAWYPDDVWRYVLAAGWSRVAGEEPFVGRCGEVGDEIGGAVVAARLIRDLMRLALLVGQRYPPYGKWLGTAFARLPDVDGLAGVLSVAATTDSWQVRTGQLCRAYELLAARTNALGLADPVEPTVRPFHDRPFLVLDAGRFVRALRAAIGDARLRALPALGGVDQFVDHTGLLTDVAWTRPLVATALGLHSSVPLPNER is encoded by the coding sequence ATGAGCTTCCTGCCTGGTCTGGAGCTGAGCCGGCGGTTCCACCACGACGTGGTGGAACCGGTGCTCACCACCCGGTTTCCGGGGCTGAGCTACGCCGCGGCGCGCGTCGACAACGGTTCGGAGCTGTTCGGATTCGACACGGTCCGGTCCCGCGACCACGACTGGGGTCCACGGCTGCAGATCCTCCTGCACGACGCCGGCCCCGACCTGGTCGACCGGGTGCGCGACGAGGTCGGTGCCGCCCTGCCGGAGACCTACCTGGGCTTTCCGACCCGGTTCACCCCGGACGCGTCCCGCAGCCTCGGGGTGCCGACGCTGAACGGGACCCGGCACGGGGTGACGGTGACCCGGATCGGCGACTGGTGCCGACGGGCACTGGGCTTCGACCCACTGTCCGGGGTGGCGCTGCTGGACTGGCTCGCGGTCCCGACCCAGCGGCTGGCGGAGTTCACCGGCGGGGACGTGTTTCACGACGGGCTGCCGGTGGGGCCGTCGGCATCGGGCGGTGACCGTGGCGGCGGTGGGCTGTGTGCCCGACGGGACCGGTTGGCCTGGTACCCGGACGACGTGTGGCGTTACGTCCTGGCGGCCGGCTGGTCGCGGGTCGCCGGCGAGGAGCCGTTCGTCGGTCGGTGCGGTGAGGTGGGCGACGAGATCGGCGGCGCGGTGGTGGCCGCCCGGTTGATCCGTGACCTGATGCGGCTGGCGTTGCTGGTCGGCCAGCGCTATCCGCCGTACGGCAAATGGTTGGGCACGGCGTTCGCCCGCCTGCCCGACGTCGATGGCCTGGCGGGGGTGTTGTCGGTGGCGGCGACGACGGACAGCTGGCAGGTCCGTACCGGGCAGCTGTGCCGGGCGTACGAGTTGCTGGCGGCGCGGACCAACGCCCTGGGGCTGGCCGACCCGGTGGAGCCGACCGTACGTCCGTTCCACGACCGGCCGTTCCTGGTGCTCGACGCCGGTCGGTTCGTCCGGGCGTTGCGCGCGGCGATCGGCGACGCCCGGCTGCGTGCGCTGCCGGCGCTGGGCGGGGTGGACCAGTTCGTCGACCATACCGGGCTGTTGACCGACGTGGCGTGGACCCGGCCGCTGGTGGCGACCGCGCTCGGTCTGCACTCGTCCGTCCCGCTACCAAACGAACGTTAA